From one Luteolibacter sp. SL250 genomic stretch:
- a CDS encoding rhodanese-like domain-containing protein, which yields MLPDPAATAEVSPESVAAWINLPEGERPRLIDCREAEELAICQIPGNEWVPLGEFPERVGALTDDPARGVVVYCHHGMRSLRAALFLRSRGFSNAFSMHGGIELWSLAVDPEVPRY from the coding sequence ATGCTTCCCGACCCCGCAGCCACCGCAGAGGTTTCCCCGGAATCCGTCGCCGCCTGGATCAACCTGCCGGAAGGCGAACGGCCACGCCTGATTGACTGCCGCGAGGCGGAGGAACTGGCGATCTGCCAGATCCCGGGCAATGAGTGGGTGCCGCTCGGTGAGTTTCCCGAGCGGGTGGGCGCACTGACGGATGATCCGGCGCGCGGCGTGGTGGTCTATTGCCACCACGGCATGAGGTCCCTGCGGGCCGCGCTTTTCCTGCGCTCCCGGGGATTCTCCAACGCCTTTTCCATGCACGGCGGGATCGAGCTGTGGAGTCTGGCGGTGGATCCGGAAGTTCCCCGCTATTGA